Proteins encoded within one genomic window of Gammaproteobacteria bacterium:
- the ccmD gene encoding heme exporter protein CcmD yields MSDFLDMGGYALWVWSAFGLTLVVLLANIIGADRRYHSTLRRLRLRANRPGSLQK; encoded by the coding sequence ATGAGCGATTTCCTCGATATGGGCGGTTATGCCCTTTGGGTCTGGAGTGCGTTCGGCCTTACGCTGGTCGTGTTGCTGGCGAACATCATCGGTGCCGATCGGCGCTATCACAGTACCCTGAGGCGCTTGCGCCTGCGGGCCAACCGGCCAGGGAGTTTGCAGA
- a CDS encoding heme ABC transporter permease — translation MAIALPAWMHRLASPPHFYRLAGVLRRWLLWPALACIAAGAYGGLVLAPPDYQQGEGFRIIYVHVPSAYLSMLIYVVMAVASAIALVWRIKLAHAVAASAAPIGASFTFLALVTGAVWGQPMWGTWWVWDARLTSELILLFLYLGYILLRSAFDDLGKADRASAVLALVGVVNIPIIHYSVIWWSTLHQGPTISKFDNPSITMDMLWPLLVMICGFTLFFLAVLTRRLQGEVLEREQQARWAREIIAGSAAG, via the coding sequence ATGGCAATAGCCCTACCTGCCTGGATGCATCGCCTCGCTTCACCGCCGCATTTCTACCGGCTGGCCGGCGTCTTGCGTCGCTGGCTGCTGTGGCCGGCGCTGGCCTGCATCGCCGCAGGCGCCTATGGCGGTCTGGTGCTGGCCCCGCCCGACTACCAGCAAGGAGAGGGATTCCGGATCATCTACGTGCACGTGCCGAGCGCCTACCTTTCGATGCTGATCTACGTGGTCATGGCGGTGGCTTCGGCAATCGCGCTGGTGTGGCGTATCAAGCTGGCCCATGCGGTGGCCGCGAGTGCCGCACCCATCGGAGCCTCCTTCACCTTCCTCGCCCTGGTGACTGGAGCGGTCTGGGGCCAGCCCATGTGGGGCACCTGGTGGGTCTGGGATGCGCGCCTGACCTCGGAGCTCATCCTTCTGTTCCTCTACCTCGGCTATATCCTCCTGCGCAGTGCCTTCGATGACCTCGGCAAGGCCGATCGCGCCAGTGCGGTTCTGGCGCTCGTCGGCGTCGTCAATATCCCGATCATCCACTATTCCGTGATCTGGTGGAGCACGCTGCACCAGGGGCCGACCATCTCCAAGTTCGACAATCCGTCCATCACCATGGACATGCTCTGGCCATTGCTGGTGATGATCTGCGGATTCACGCTGTTTTTCCTGGCGGTCCTCACCCGGCGCCTGCAGGGCGAGGTACTGGAGAGGGAGCAGCAGGCGCGCTGGGCCCGGGAAATCATCGCGGGCTCGGCGGCGGGCTGA